The Notolabrus celidotus isolate fNotCel1 unplaced genomic scaffold, fNotCel1.pri scaffold_338_arrow_ctg1, whole genome shotgun sequence genome contains the following window.
agagaggagggggtggagggagagagagagagagggagagagaggagagagagggagaggggggtgagaggggagagagagaggggggtgagagggagagagagagagggagagatagggGATCGTgcgagggagagggagagagagggggagagggagagggggggtgagaggggagagagagaggggagggggagagggagaggcaggCAGGGTTTCTCTAACCTCGAAGGTTTCAggactttaaaaacagacactgttACAGAGTCAACAcacctcctcatctcctccctctcctccttgtctccttgtctcctcgtctcctccaGGTGACTCCTCCAGCCTGGTGTCGGCGCTCTGCTACACGGTGGGGAGGTCGGCTCGGGGCAGCAGCCTGGGCGCTCTGGAGTCCGGCTCGGACTATAAGAGTCGCGGGATGACGTCAGATAACCGGGTGATCTTCGGTCCCGGGGTCAGCATGTCCTCCTGCGACGTCAAGCTCATCGACGACAGCGAGTACGAGCTGTCCGAGGAGTTCGAGCTCGTGCTGTCCGACGCCTCCGACAACGCCCGCACGGGCGACGTGACGGTCGCCAAGGTGATCATCGATGGACCCAACGACGCGTCCACGGTTTCCCTGGGAAACGCCACCTTTACCTTCAGTGAAGACGCAGGTACGCCTTCCTGTCTGAACCCAGCACAGACGCACTTTTACTCATTACATCATACCTGCTGATCAGAGTCAGCGAGTGCAACACGCAGTCACACACGTCCCTGTGTTCATGAGCAGAGACCTGACCCATCATAGACCAGCACAGACTGCCCTGaggtctctgcagagagctAACCCATCATAGACCAGCACAGACCACCCTGAGGTTTCTGCAGAGAGCTGACCCATCATAGACCAGCACAGACCGCCCTGaggtctctgcagagagctgaCCCATCATAGACCAGCACAGACCGCTCTGaggtctctgcagagagctgaCCCATCACAGACCAGCACAGACCGCCCTGAGGTTTCTGCAGAGCTAACCGATAGTAGACCAGCACAGACCACCCTGAGGTTTCTGCAGAGAGCTGACCCATCATAGACCAGCACAGACCGCCCTGAGGTTTCTGCAGAGAGCTGACCCATCATAGACCAGCACAGACCGCCCTGAGGTTTCTGCAGAGAACTGACCCATCATAGACCAGCACAGACCGCCCTGaggtctctgcagagagctggacTCAGAGCCAGCTGACCCCAGTCTTTCCTGTCTCCATCACATACAGTCTGATCATCACATGACTGTCCTGTGTTAGTTTTAACAGGTGTCCCTGTGTCCTGATCTCTCCAGGTACCATAGAAATCCCTGTGCTGCGTCATGGCAGCGACCtgacctctgtgacctctgtgtgGTGTGCCACCCGACCCTCTGACCCCCCCTCAGCCAGCCCGGGGGTCGACTACATCCCCAGCTCCAAGAAGGTGGAGTTCAAACCCGGGAAGACCCAGGAGGTAAAGACCGATAAAAGCCAAGGACACGACAGGTTCCAGCTCCAGAGACTGACACACCTGaaaccctctctctgtcctcagacCTGCAGCCTGACCATCATGGACGACGTCCAGAGCCCGTCCATCGAGGGGTCCGAGTCCTTCGTGGTCTTCCTAAGCTCGCCTCAGGGCGCCGTCCTCCAGGAGCCGTACGAAGCCAGCGTGGTCATCACCGACACCTTCCAGGACAGTACGTCAGCATcacctgtttaaataaagttataccTGCTTCATCACACGCACACCTTTAGGACAGGATGTCAGCATcacctgtttaaataaagttataccTGCTTCATCACACGCACACCTTTAGGACAGGATGTCAACATcacctgtttaaataaagttataccTGCTTCATCACACGCACACCTTTAGGACAGGATGTCAGCATgacctgtttaaataaagttataccTGCTTCATCACACGCACACCTTTAGGACAGGATGTCAACATcacctgtttaaataaagttataccTGCTTCATCACACGCACACCTTCCAGGACAGTACGTCAGCATcacctgtttaaataaagttatacctgcttcatcacacacacacctttaggACAGGATGTCAACATcacctgtttaaataaagttataccTGCTTCATCACACGCACACCTTTAGGACAGGATGTCAACATcacctgtttaaataaagttataccTGCTTCATCACACGCACACCTTTAGGACAGGATGTCAACATcacctgtttaaataaagttataccTGCTTCATCACTCGCACACCTTTAGGACAGGATGTCAACATcacctgtttaaataaagttataccTGCTTCATCACACGCACACCTTTAGGACAGGATGTCAACATcacctgtttaaataaagttataccTGCTTCATCACTCGCACACCTTTAGGACAGGATGTCAACATcacctgtttaaataaagttataccTGCTTCATCACACGCACACCTTTAGGACAGGATGTCAACAttgcctgtttaaataaagtttttacaGGATTGTTAACCTCTGATTTTAAGTAAAGTTATATTTGGTCCCTCATGGCGGCGTCCTCTCTCAGTTCCCAGCATGCAGTTTGAGAAGAGCGCGTACACGGTGAAGGAGAAAGATGGCGTCCTCCACCTGCCGGTCGTCCGCTCAGGTGACCTGTCTTTGAAGTCGTCGGTCAGGTGTTTCACTCGGACCATGTCGGCGATGGTGATGGACGACTTTGAGGAGCGGAGGAATGCCGATGAGTCGAGGATCACCTTCCTGAAAGGAGAGAAGGTGagcctggtcctggtcctggtcctggtcctggtcctggtcttcTGGTCTCCAGCTCTGACGGTGTCCCCTGTTTCTGTCTCCAGGTGAAGAACTGCAGCGTCCATGTCCACGATGACTCCGTGTTCGAGCCGGAGGAGGAGTTCCAGGTTCATCTCGGGACGCCACTGGGCGACCACTGGAGTGGCGCGATGGTGGGCGTGAACGACATCGTCACGGTGACCATCACTAACGACGAGGACGGTGAGCTCAAACAGCTGATTGGTTAACGCAGTGACACAGAgcgaccagcagggggcagcgccgtgacctttgaccttcctctttcctctagCTCCCACCATCGAGTTCGAGCAGGCGTCCTTCCAGGTCAGAGAGCCCCCGGGTCCGGATGGCATCGAGGTCCTCAACATCAAGGTGATCCGCCACGGGGATCTGGACCGGACCTCCAAGATCCGCTGCAGCACCCGGGACGGATCAGCCCAGTCCGGAGTGGACTACAACCCCAAGAGCAGAGTCCTGAAGTTCACTCCAGGTCAGGGATCCAGAGACCCACTGAGTCTGTGAGAActagatggtgtgtgtgtgtgtgtgtgtgtgtgtgtgtgtgtgtgtgtgtgtgtgcgcgtgcgcgtgtgtgtgtgtgtgtgtgtgcgtgtgcaggcTCTCTGAGGCCTCACACACCTGTGTTCatcctgagtgtgtgtctctgtgtgtgtgtgtgtgtgtgtgtgtgtgtgtgtgtgtgtgtgtgtgtgtgtgtgtgtgtgtgtatgtgtgtgtgtccctgcaggGATGGATCACCTCCTGTTCAAGGTGGAGATTCTGTCCAATGAGGACAGAGAATGGCACGAGTCCTTCTCATTGGTCCTTGGCCCTGATGACCCTGTAGAGGCGGTGCTTGGAGAGATCACCACGGCAACTGTGACCATCCTGGACCAGGAAGCTTCAGGCAGCCTCATCCTGCCGGCCACGCCCCTCGTAAGAAACATTCACATTAACACGATggagacgaagaggaggagataataacctcctcttcctcttcctcttcctcttcctcttcctcttactcctcttcctccacttcctcttcctcctcctcctccttttcctcctactcttcctcctcctctacctcatcttcatcttcctcctcctcctcctcttcctcctcctcctcaggtggTCTCCCTGGCGGACTATGACCAGGTCCAGGAGGTGACCCGTGATGGCAGTAAGAGGGCGCCCCCTCCTGGTTACCCCCTGGTGTGCGTCTCCCCCTGTGACCCTCACTACCCAAAGTTCTCAGTGATGAAGGAGCGCTGCGAGGAGGCCGGCATCAACCAGACCCAGGTCCACTTCTCCTGGGAGGTGGCGGCCCCCACAGACACCAACGGGGCCCGCTCCCCGTTTGAGACCATCACGGACTCCACGCCGTACACGAGCGTGAACCACATGGTGAGGAGAGCGAGTCTGATCCTCCACAGAGGGCTTCAGTTTCTCACAGACGCAGATTCACACAGAACACCGCTCTCACAGTGAGGTCATGATGAAGATACCAACATAAACCCtcctggtctccctctctcccctgtgTCTCCCCCGTCTCCCCCTCCGTCTCTCTTCCCCGTCTCTCTCCCCCGTCTCTCTCCCCCGTCTCTCTCCCCCGTCTCTCTCCCCGTCTCTCccgtctccctccctctctctcccccgtctctctcccccgtctctctccccctctctcccctgtgTCTCCACCGTGTCTCCCCCGTGTCTCCCCCGTCTCTCTCCCccgtctctctccccctctctcccccgtGTCTCCCCCGTCTCTCTCCCccgtctctctccccctctctcccccgtGTCTCCCCCGTGTCTCCCCCGTCTCTCCCCCCTACCTCTCCACCGTGTCTCCCCCGTGTCTCCCCcgtgtctccctctctctcccccgtcTCTCTCCCCACCTCTCTCCCCTGTCTCTCCCCCCACCTCTCCCCCGTGTCTCCGCCGTGTCTCCCCCGTGTCTCCCCTGTCTCTCCCCCACCTCTCCCCCGTGTCTCCGCCGTGTCTCCCCCGTGTCTCCCCTGTCTCTCCCCCGTCTCTCCCCCGTGTCTCCCCGTGTCTCCCCTGTCTCTCCCCCTCAGGTCCTGGACAGTATTTATTTCAGCCGTCGTTTCCACGTGCGCTGTGTGGCTCAGGCCCGGGATAAGGCGGGTCACCTGGGGACGCCTCTGAGGAGCAACATCGCCACCATCGGCACCGACGGCGCCATCTGCCACACGCCTGTTACCACGGGAACCGCCCGAGGCTTCCAAGCCCAGTCCTTCATCGCCACGCTGAAATACCTGGACGTCAAACACAAGGAGCACCCCAACAGGTGAGCAGGGGCGGGGCTAAACTCAGGAAGACAGAGTTCAAAGTTCAACAGGAAGCTGCAGGTGAGACTGACCCACCCCTGCAGGCCCCTAACAGTTCTCTCTCTCCATACTCAGGATCCACATCTCGGTCCAGATCCCTCATCAGGACGGGATGCTGCCCCTGGTCTCCACCATGCCCCTCCACAACCTGCACTTCCTGCTGTCAGAGTCCGTCTATAGGCAGCAGCACGTCTGCTCCAACCTGGTCTCTCTACGAGACCTGCAGGGACTGTCAggtcagactcacacacacacacacacacacacacacacacacacacacacacacacacacacacacacacacacaaacacacacacacacacacacacacaaacacacacacacacaaacacacacacacacacacacacacacacagagacacacacacaaacacacacacacacacacacacacacacacacacacacacacacagacacaagcacacacacacacacacacacacacacacacaaacacacacacacacacacacacacacaaacacacgcacacacacacacacagagacacaagcacacactctgTGCTgacctcctgttcctcctcagaGTCCGGCTTCCTGGACGACATCTCCCTGGACAGGATCTCTCTGGGTCCTGGTTTCGATCGTCCGTATCAGTTCGACCCGAGCGTCCGTGAGACCCGGACCCTGCAGCTCTACAAACACCTGAACCTGAAGAGCTGCATCTGGACCTTCGACGCGTACTACGACATGACGGAGCTGATCGACGTCTGCGGGGGCTCCGTCACCGCCGACTTCCAGGTACTctgacacgtgtgtgtgtgtgtgtgtgtgtgtgtgtgtgtgtgtctctgtgtgctaCCTGTGATGATAAGAACATCCTGCAGGGGGCAGCAAAGTCCCGTTAGAGAACATGTGGTTCTGGGTTCAGGATCAGACTCAACTGGTGGTCAggtgatggttctgggttcaggATCAGACTCACCTGGTGGTCAGGTGATGGTCCTGGGTTCAGGATCAGACTCACCTGGTGGTCAGGTGATGGTCCTGGgttcaggatcagactcagctGGTGGTCAggtgatggttctgggttcaggATCAGACTCACCTGGTGGTCAGGTGATGGTCCTGGGTTCAGGATCAGACTCACCTGGTGGTCAggtgatggttctgggttcaggATCAGACTCACCTGGTGGTCAggtgatggttctgggttcaggATCAGACTCACCTGGTGGTCAggtgatggttctgggttcaggATCAGACTCACCTGGTGGTCAGGTGATGGTCCTGGGTTCAGGATCAGACTCACCTGGTGGTAAGatgatggttctgggttcaggATCAGACTCACCTGGTGGTCAGGTCCTGCAGAGGATTAAGGTCTAGAAACCGTCTCTCAGGTGTGTGGTTGTGTTCCAGGTCCGGGACTCGGCTCAGTCCTTCCTGACGGTTCAGGTCCCTCTCTACGTGTCCTACATCTACGTGACGGCCCCGCGGGGCTGGGCGTCTCTGGAGCACCACACCGAGATGGAGTTCTCCTTCTTCTACGACACCGTGCTGTGGAGGACGGGTACTAcaactcccagcatgcactgcacCTCACTCTATATACTGCTACTGTTCAGACAGGCTGCACCGAGGGTCCACCTCCAGAccagataacacacacacacacacacacacacacagagacacacacacgattgacctctgacccctggtTCTGTGTGCAGGGATCCAGACTGACAGCGTCCTCTCGGCCCGGCTGCAGATCATCAGGATCTACATCAGGGAGGACGGACGGCTGGTCATCGAGTTCAAGACCCACGCCAAGTTCAGAGGTCAGCTCTCACAGTCTGACGTGGACTCTAAGAGTCCGACCCTCAGTCTGACGTGGACTCTAAGAGTCCAACCCTCAGTCTGACGTGGACTCTAAGAGTCCAACCCTCAGTCTGATGGATCTGACAGAGTCCCTCTCAGTGGTTCTTACAGGTCTggttctcctcctgcaggtcagTTTGTCCCTGAACACCACACTCTGCCCGGGCACAAGTCCCACCTGGTCGCTCCGGATCACCTGGGAGGGATTGAGTTCGACATCCAGCTGCTGTGGAGCGCTCAGACCTTCGACTCTCCGTACCAGCTGTGGAGAGCAACCAGCTCCTACAGCAggtcag
Protein-coding sequences here:
- the fras1 gene encoding extracellular matrix protein FRAS1: DSSSLVSALCYTVGRSARGSSLGALESGSDYKSRGMTSDNRVIFGPGVSMSSCDVKLIDDSEYELSEEFELVLSDASDNARTGDVTVAKVIIDGPNDASTVSLGNATFTFSEDAGTIEIPVLRHGSDLTSVTSVWCATRPSDPPSASPGVDYIPSSKKVEFKPGKTQETCSLTIMDDVQSPSIEGSESFVVFLSSPQGAVLQEPYEASVVITDTFQDIPSMQFEKSAYTVKEKDGVLHLPVVRSGDLSLKSSVRCFTRTMSAMVMDDFEERRNADESRITFLKGEKVKNCSVHVHDDSVFEPEEEFQVHLGTPLGDHWSGAMVGVNDIVTVTITNDEDAPTIEFEQASFQVREPPGPDGIEVLNIKVIRHGDLDRTSKIRCSTRDGSAQSGVDYNPKSRVLKFTPGMDHLLFKVEILSNEDREWHESFSLVLGPDDPVEAVLGEITTATVTILDQEASGSLILPATPLVVSLADYDQVQEVTRDGSKRAPPPGYPLVCVSPCDPHYPKFSVMKERCEEAGINQTQVHFSWEVAAPTDTNGARSPFETITDSTPYTSVNHMVLDSIYFSRRFHVRCVAQARDKAGHLGTPLRSNIATIGTDGAICHTPVTTGTARGFQAQSFIATLKYLDVKHKEHPNRIHISVQIPHQDGMLPLVSTMPLHNLHFLLSESVYRQQHVCSNLVSLRDLQGLSESGFLDDISLDRISLGPGFDRPYQFDPSVRETRTLQLYKHLNLKSCIWTFDAYYDMTELIDVCGGSVTADFQVRDSAQSFLTVQVPLYVSYIYVTAPRGWASLEHHTEMEFSFFYDTVLWRTGIQTDSVLSARLQIIRIYIREDGRLVIEFKTHAKFRGQFVPEHHTLPGHKSHLVAPDHLGGIEFDIQLLWSAQTFDSPYQLWRATSSYSRKDYSGEYTVFLVPCTVQPTQPWIDPGDKPLSCTAHAPEKFLVPIAFQQTNRPVPVVYSLNTEFQLCNNDKVFMMDPASADVSMAEMDYKGAFSMGQTLYGRVLWNPEQTLNAAYKLQLEKVYLCTGRDGYVPFFDPTGTLYNEGPQYGCIQPNKQLKHRFLLLDRKQPDVCDEFFHDVPFEAHLASDVPELQTMGAMPGVDGFTMKVDALYKVEAGHQWYLQVIYVIGPESRSSLRIQRSVTYQLGRSRRDLVDRSGRLTLDESLIYDNEGDQVKNGTNMKSLRLEAGPSASFNAHMGSSVGGGVAAVTLLVLVLLAACFLFRRCRRAALKKSKKAEKPYEEYPLNTKVEVCMDKCVEKNFSSKHCTVRNINVLNRNQETRPKVKQVNLEVKVHNNLNDGTEV